A single genomic interval of Epinephelus fuscoguttatus linkage group LG22, E.fuscoguttatus.final_Chr_v1 harbors:
- the akap14 gene encoding A-kinase anchor protein 14, with amino-acid sequence MEEENALSLNITTESARLVDSLLERRHRTVTTEQQEEDSSDSEMKNINWVACKDFTVEVGERQIGEYIQTWQLQPCWLYSLDFLCSTEEEHHTIYHYRARFSIPTSRRPIQGTASVYFVVDISKIKPQTLPVEVRFIVESNRLVHTPGRSRFGEKWLVDVIESKTLLRRALDL; translated from the coding sequence ATGGAAGAGGAAAATGCATTAAGTCTGAATATCACGACAGAGTCGGCTCGACTTGTGGATTCGTTGCTGGAGAGACGCCACCGCACTGTGACGacggagcagcaggaggaagacTCCTCTGACAGTGAGATGAAGAATATTAACTGGGTTGCTTGCAAAGACTTCACAGTCGAAGTGGGGGAAAGGCAGATTGGAGAGTACATCCAAACCTGGCAGCTGCAGCCCTGCTGGCTCTACAGTCTGGACTTCCTCTGCTCCACCGAGGAGGAGCATCATACCATCTACCACTACCGGGCCCGCTTCAGTATCCCGACCTCCCGGAGGCCCATTCAGGGGACAGCCAGCGTCTATTTCGTGGTGGACATATCTAAAATCAAACCCCAGACTCTGCCAGTGGAGGTGCGCTTTATAGTGGAGTCAAACAGGCTGGTGCACACACCCGGGAGGAGCAGGTTCGGGGAGAAGTGGCTGGTGGACGTTATCGAGAGCAAGACTTTGCTCCGACGAGCGCTGGACCTTTGA
- the avpr2l gene encoding arginine vasopressin receptor 2, like: MDSSRNSSSKKPPDEDGDAYERFALIRAGILGLVFVLAACGNLFFLGTLWKKRKRNTRTQVFLLHLCLADLVVAFFQVLPQFLMEITHRFRGTDFLCRSVKYLQVVGMFGSTYMIVAMTIDRYNAVCKPMVSFLKGSFRRYLSIGAAWLISLAFSSPQISIFSLKEVEENQYDCWATFIEPWGSRIYITWITLSVFALPAVIVLYCQIRICTTIYFNMKRKALQAGRAGTRGVSNAMLKTVKMTFVIIMTYTVCWSPFFVVQLWSVWSPSTAPTQGPVFAIIMLLASLNSCTNPWIYLYYS, encoded by the exons ATGGATTCCAGTCGCAACAGCAGCTCTAAAAAGCCGCCAGATGAGGATGGAGACGCGTATGAGCGTTTCGCGCTCATCAGAGCTGGCATACTGGGTTTGGTTTTTGTGCTTGCAGCATGCGGCAATCTTTTCTTCTTGGGCACACTTTGGAAGAAGCGAAAAAGAAACACACGGACCCAGGTGTTCCTGTTGCACCTGTGCTTGGCGGATCTGGTGGTCGCCTTTTTCCAAGTCCTACCGCAGTTTCTCATGGAAATTACGCACAGGTTCCGAGGCACGGACTTCCTGTGCCGGTCCGTAAAATACCTACAGGTGGTCGGGATGTTTGGCTCTACGTACATGATCGTGGCCATGACCATAGACCGGTATAATGCAGTGTGTAAGCCGATGGTTTCCTTCCTGAAGGGCTCGTTTAGGAGATACCTCTCCATAGGCGCAGCGTGGCTCATCTCTCTCGCCTTCAGCTCCCCTCAGATCTCCATCTTCTCTCtcaaggaggtggaggagaaccAGTATGACTGCTGGGCTACATTTATTGAACCGTGGGGGAGCAGGATCTACATCACCTGGATCACTCTGTCAGTGTTTGCCCTGCCTGCAGTCATTGTGCTCTATTGCCAGATAAGAATATGCACAACCATCTACTTCAACATGAAGAGGAAGGCGCTGCAGGCAGGGCGCGCGGGCACGAGGGGGGTGTCCAACGCCATGCTGAAGACTGTGAAAATGACTTTTGTCATTATAATGACATACACAGTGTGTTGGAGCCCATTCTTTGTTGTCCAGTTATGGTCTGTGTGGAGCCCCAGCACTGCGCCTACTCAAG GTCCAGTGTTTGCCATCATCATGCTGCTGGCCAGCCTCAACAGCTGCACCAACCCCTGGATATATCTTTACTATAGCTAA